The genomic stretch GTGCCAATAAGGATTATGGCGAGGGGGAAATAGTCAGTCTGTTAAAGTAACGGTGATGACTTGCCATGACTGCATGTTTCTCCTTGACGATTTATCTGATATTTTGAAATAATAGGAAATTATGACACGCCTTGGAGTTAACATAGACCATGTAGCCACCCTCAGGCAGGCGCGCGGAGGCAGGGAACCTGAGCCGATAGCAGCAGCCATAATTGCAGAATCCGCAGGCGCAGATGGCATTGTTGTGCACATGCGCGAAGACAGGCGTCATATACAGGAGAGGGACCTGAGATTACTGCGGCAGATATTAAAAACCAGGCTTAACCTTGAGATGGCCCCTGCAGCAGAAATTATTAATATTGCAATTGATGTGAAACCTGATCTTGTCACACTCGTCCCTGAGCGCCGGGAGGAATTGACGACCGAAGGCGGGCTTGATGTGATAAAACACAGGGATGCCTTAAAAAGGGTAATTGCGAGATTCCATAAAAACGACATAGATGTCTCTGTATTCATTGACCCTGACACCAGACAGATCGAGACAGCCCGAAATATCGGCGCGAATATAATCGAGATACATACAGGACGTTACGCCAATGCATCTTCCGGGAAAGAAGAGGAGATGGAAAAGGAAAATATCCTCAACTCTGCCATATTTGCACATAACTCCGGCCTAAGCGTATCAGCCGGCCACGGCCTTAATTACATGAATGTACGTGATATTGCAGCAATAAAGGAAATAGAGGAGCTAAACATCGGCCACAGCATAATATCAAGGGCGGTCATAGTGGGTCTTAACAGTGCTGTACGTGAAATGAAAGACCTGATCCCTATCTCCCCATAATCCTCTTGACCTGCAGCACGCCGTTCAGCTGTTCTATCTTTTGTATAACCCTTTCAAGATGCGGCAGGTCTTTTACTTCTATGACGAAATTGAGGACTGCCTTTTTGTCTTCTGTAGTAGAAATGTCTGCATGGCTGATATTGGCCTCTGATGATGTAATTGAGGATGACACGCTTGCAAGGAGGCCTGGTTTGTCAATCGTAAATACTGAAATGCGGACAGGGTATGATGCTGTACCTGCGACATCCCAGTCCACTGAGATAAGACGGTCTTTATCGAAATCGAGCTCAGCCAGATTTGGACAGTTGACAGCATGGATTGACAGCCCCCTCCCGCGCGTTATGTAGCCGATTATCCTGTCTCCTGGCACAGGACTGCAACATTTGGAAAAATGGAGGAGTATATCATCTATCCCCTTTACACTGACCCCCCCGTCAAGTATTTTTTGCTTTGTAACATCTGCACGTTCATGCACCTCATCCTTCTCTTCCTTGCCTGGGTATACCTTTCGTATAACCTGCTTTACCGACAGTTTTCCATAACCAAGCTGAACGTAGAGATCATCCATACTCCTGATATTCTTTTCCCGCAGGAAGGCGTCTGTCAGCTCTGCTCTTGCAAAACTGCTGAGACTCGTCCCCATTCTCTGGAGTTCCTTTTCCAGTAGTTTGTGTCCGATTTCAAGGCTTCGCCTGTGCTCCTCAATCTTTATTATATGTTTTAATTTATTTCTTGCCTTAGGTGTCCTGACAAATTTAAGCCAGTCCTTGCTTGGGGTATGATTGGGATTCGTCACGATCTCTACAGTATCTCCGCTTTTTAGTTGATAACGCAGGGGGACCATCTTTCCGTTAACCTTGGCGCCGACACAGCGGTTGCCTATCTCAGTATGAATGGAAAATGCGAGGTCAACAGGGGTTGCCCCGCGTATCAGCTCCATGACATCCCCTTTCGGAGTAAATACATATACAACATCAGGGAACAGGTCCACCTTGACAGAGTCCATAAACTGTTTGCTGTCTGAGAGGTCCTGCTGCCACTCCATCATCTGTCTGAGCCAGTTGTATATCTGATTGTCTTTGGTATCTATCTGACCCTTCTCTTTATACTTCCAGTGAGCAGCTATACCCTCTTCAGCGAGTTTATGCATTTCGTCTGTCCTTATCTGGAACTCTACCCGCTGTCCTTTTGGACCAATCACTGTCGTGTGCAGCGACTGATACATGTTCGTCTTTGGTATACCGATAAAATCCTTGAATCTGCCGGGTACGGGCGTCCACATGGAGTGAATCATCCCCAGTATAGAATAGCAATTGACCTTCGTGTCAGTAATAATGCGGATTCCTGCGAGATCGTAGATATCCTCAAATGGTATCCCCTGTGTCTCCATTTTCAGATAGATACTGTAGAAGTGCTTGGTCCTGCCATATACATGGGCATTAAATCCATAGACCTTCAGGTTCTTTTTGACTACTTCAATAACGTCCTCTATGTATTTATCCCTTTCAGACTTGTTCGTAGCAAGCTTTTTTGAAAGCTCTGCATAAACCTCAGATTTCAGGTAGCGCAGAGAAAGATCTTCAAGTTCCACCTTCATCCATCCTATACCAAGACGGTTTGCAATAGGGGCATAGATCTCCAGTGTCTCCTGGGCTATCCTCTTTTGTTTTTCTGGTGGAAAGGGATCAAGTGTCCGCATATTATGGAGGCGGTCTGCAAGCTTGATAAGGATTACCCTTATATCCTTTCCCATGGACATAACCATCTTCCTGAAATTCTCTGCCTGCTTCTCCTCCCGTGACAGGAACTCAACCTTGCTTATCTTGGTAAGCCCGTCAACAATACCTGCTATATCAGCGCCAAATTCGGCATTTATGTCTTCAAAGGTAATAAGGCTGTCTTCAATCGTGTCGTGAAGAAGACCGACAACGATAGATGACGTATCCATCTTCATCCGTACGATTATATGAGCTACTTCAAGGGGGTGTCTCAGGAAAGGTTCACCTGTCTTGCGGAGTTGTCCCTCATGGGCCTTTTCTGCAAACGCATATGCACGTCTCAGGAGTGCTGCGTCTGCCTGAGGGTTATATTCGAGCACTTTTTGTATAAGCTGTTCGGCATTAGGCATATAAACGGCTATTCATTGCTTACCCTTATATCCTTCAACTTTAACTGTATACCGTAGGTTCCCTTCCACAGGTTGAGCTCCGGGGTATAAGCAACGTCAATTTTTCTTTCACTTTGCACAATATTATTATACGCCGATGCCATGCTAAATCCAATACCGTCCCAGAGAGCCCCCCCCTTTTTTAGTTTCACCTTCAGGTGGTCTTTGCCTACAAGCCTTGTTTCAGCAACCCTGAGCCCTCTTGAAACAATGACAGGCTCAGGATTTGAAACACCGTAAGGCGGGAGTAATTCCATCTCCTTCAATAAGGGGAAGCTGATATCTTCAGGGGCAATTTCTGCATCCATGACAAGCCGTGGAATAAAATCTTCCTTTTTTACTCTCTCTTCCACAATATCCGACAATCTTTCCTGTAATAAGGGGACGTTCTCTTCCTTTATAGTCAGTCCGGCAGCATACTTGTGCCCGCCAAACTTCTCAAGAAGGTCTTTGCATGCCTCAAGTCCCTCGTATAAGTTGAAGCCTGGAATACTCCTCGCTGATCCCTTACCTCTGCCATCTTCCTGCAGGGATATCAGGACACAGGGACGGTAGAACTCATCCACAATCTTTGATGCCACAATCCCTACTACCCCCTGATGCCACTCGCGCGAGGCCAGGACAAAGACATTCGCCTTCTCTGCATCCATCTCTTTTAATATCTTATCTCTGGCTTCATTCTTAATCTTAGCCTCTATCCTCTGCCTCTCCTGATTGACCCCATCCAGATATAAGGCAATGCCCCTTGCCTCTTCCCGATCACTGGTCGTCAGCATTTTTACGGCATCATCCGCCGAGGACAGCCGTCCTGAGGCATTAATGCGGGGGGCGAGCATAAAGCTCACTGTTCCGGCGCTGACTTCATTCCCCTTTATGCCGGCAACCTCCTTTAGCGCTGCTATCCCCGGCCTCTTCTCTGCAGAAAGCAGTTTTAAACCCTCTTTCACAAAGTACCTGTTCTCACCTGTGACAGGAGCGACATCAGCAATTACCGCAAGGGCAACAAGATCAAGGTATGAAGAAAGACCGGCATCAATGGAACCATGTAATGCCGTAGACAGCGCCTGAATGAGCTTAAACGCAACACCTGCCCCGGGCAGTCCCTTAAATGGATATGAAGAATCATGCCTGTTGGGATTAAGCAGGGCAAATGCCTGCGGAAGATCAGGAGGACATTCGTGATGGTCTGTAACAATGACGTCAATCCCGGACTCATTCGCGGCTTTTACCGGTATCACAGATGAAGTGCCGCAGTCAGCAGTAAGGATCACGTCAATCCCGAGCGACTTGGCCTTATGCACCGCATTTTCATTAAGGCCATATCCATCCTTCATCCTGTCAGGAATATTCAGGTATGCATCAACACCGTGATTCCTGAAAAATTCAAGGTAGATGGCGCTTGCAGTAACGCCGTCCACATCATAATCACCGGATACGAGTATACGCCCTCTTCGTTTAATGACCTGCATCAGGCGCCCTACCGCCTTCTCCATGTCGTTTAACCTGAAGGGGTCTATGAGATTTTTATATGATACATTGAGAAATTCATTGGCAGAAGCTATATCCCTGATACCCCTGTTGATCAGTATCCTGGACACAAGGGGCGAAATATTGAGCTCAGTGCTCAGGCGGCTTTGAAGCACATCGTCCCCATCACCAATTATCCAGCGTTTTTTCATTAGAAAATGTACCCTTATCCAGCCAGTTTATCGAACTAAAGGCCGGCACTACCTCTTAAATATCCCGCTTTTGCCTTTCCATATGGTGAGAAGGGGACTGGCCACGAAGATAGATGAATATGAGCCAATAAGTACCCCTATGAGAAGGGCAAAGGAGAAGTCATGAATTACATCCCCGCCAAAGAAAAACAGTGCGATAAGCACCATGAGTGTAGTAAACGATACAAGAATTGAACGGCCCAGGACATGGTTTATGCCGTTATTAATAATCACTTCTATGGGTTCCTTGCGCCTGACACGGAGATATTCCCTGATGCGGTCAAATATAACCACAGTATCTGTCACAGAATAACCTGCAAGGGTAAGAAGGGCTGTGATAACAAGCAGATTTATCTCTTTATCCAGGAGATAGAACAGGCCCACTACAACAATAACATCATGAAACGTTGCAATGGCTGCCGCAACACCAAATCTGAATTCAAACCTTAATGCAACATAGATAATGATGCCAATAAAGGATAACACAACTGCCGTAATGGCATCCTTCTGCAGTTTTCTGCCTACAGTAGGGCCAATTTCGAAAGAACTATCAACTATAAATGTATTGTCCGGCACATCCTGTCTAAAGATGGATATCACCCGGTCTGCAACAGGTTCCGTAGTTGCGACAAGTTTTTTCAATCGTATAAGGATCTTATTATCATCAGGAAATTCCTGGAGCTCGGCATCTTCTATGCCATTTTTTATAAGAAGAGCCCTTGCCACATCAATCTTCAGCGGCTTTTCAAATTTCAACTGAACGGCTGTACCACCGCCAAAATCTATCCCGAGGTTTCCATGACCTAAAAGGATCTGAATGATAGCTATTAAACCAATGAGTGTCAGGATGCCGGAAAATATAAAGGCATACTTTCTAAACCCCATAAAGTCTATATGGGTCTCACCAATGAATTCCGTAAATTTCATAATGCCTCCCTGAACCATTTCTTTGTCATATGCTCAACTTCTCCAGTCTTGTCCTGCTGTTTATAAAATCATAAACAACCTTTGTGCCAACTAATGATGTGAACAGATTTATGGCAATTCCAACGCTGAGTGTGACAGCAAACCCCTTAATAGGGCCGGTACCGAACAGGAACAGGATCACGGCAGTGAGAAGTGTGGTTACATGGGAATCTACAATAGATAGAAATGCCTTATCATAACCCGACTCTATAGCCGAACGCACTGGTTTTCCAAGCCGCAATTCCTCTCTGATACGTTCTAATATCAGGACGTTTGAATCCACCCCCATTCCTATCGTCAGTATTATTCCTGCAATACCGGGAAGCGTCAGCGTTGCATCAAGGACAGCCAGCGAACCCACAAGCATGATGAGGTTCAGGAGCATCGCAAAATCAGCGATAACACCTGACAACTTATAGTAGATAGCCATGAAAAGGATAATCAGGATGCCTGCAACAATCGTCGCCTTAACCCCCTTCTCAATGGAATCTCTTCCAAGGGACGGTCCAACAGTGAGGTTCTGAATTATCTCAACCGGGGCAGGAAGAGCACCGGCCCTCAGTACAATTGCAAGGTCCTGTGCCTCCTCCATGGAGAATTTTCCGCTTATCTGCGCCTTTCCCCCGCTGATCCTCTCCTGAATAACCGGCGCTGAATATACATTGCCATCGAGCACAATAGCAAGCCTCTTCTTAACATTCTCTCCGGTTATCCTGTCAAACAACCTGGCCCCGATGCTGTTAAAAGTTATGGAAACATAGGGTTCATTAAACTCCTGGTTAATGCTGACCTCAGCATCTGATATGGCATCTCCGGTCATAAGCGCTTTTGATTTGACCAGATAAGGTATCGCCTGTTTAGCCTTTTTTGTCACCGGGTCAACATCTCTTCCGTAGAGTATCTCATCTCCCTCAGGCACCTGTCCTGAAGCTGCGCCTTTGATATCAGCCCCGTCATCAACTATTTTAAATTCGAGCATTGCCGTCTTCCCTATGAGTTCAATAGCACGCTTGGGTTCTTTAATCCCGGCAAGCTGAACCAGTATCTCATTTTCTCCCTGGCGCTGTATCAGGGGCTCGCTTACACCAAACTGGTCAATCCTGTTCCTGATGGTCTCAAGGGCCTGTGATACAGCTGAGTCCTTAATCCTCTTGATCTCAGACGATGACAATAAATATACAATTTCCCCGGGCTGTTCCTTCTCAACTGAGAACACAGGGTAGTTCTTTTTTATCTCAGCGGCAATATCCGCTCCCTTTGCCGTATCCTGGAACTTTACGACAAGTCTTGATATGGTACTGCCATGACCCGATGATACGTTATTGATACCCTTCTGAGTCAGGACTGCCACGATGTCATCAGCAGCTCGCTGAACGAAATTTTCAACCGCCTTATCACCATTCACGGCAAGCACAAGGTGTATTCCGCCCTGAAGGTCAAGCCCCAGTGTTATGGCTTTTGACGGAAAGACCCGTTTCCAGAATGACGGGAAGCTGTCAAAAACAGGGAGGGACGGGAGGAAAAACAGAATTGCCAGCACAGTCGCTGCAGCAAGTAATGTCACCCTCCACTTAAGAGTCTTTTTCATGATTCCTTCTCCTCTGCCCTTAACTCAGAAACAGAACCCTTCATCATCCTGATCTTGATGTTAGGCGCCACTTGCAGAGTGATGGCATCTTTATCCACATTGGCTATTGTGCCTATTATGCCTGATGATGTAACAACCCTGTCTCCGCTCTTTAGATTATCCAGCATAGCCTGATGTTTTTTCCTCTGCTTCTGCTGAGGCATGATAACAAGAAAATAGAAGATAGGGAATATAAGTATAATAGGCAGAAATGACCAAAGCCCTCCGAGAGGGTTACCTCCCGACTCTCCGGCTGCAAAGGCCAGTGATAGTGACATTAACATTGAACCTCCTCCTTTCTGAAATTATAAAAATCCTCTCTGAACTGTGACAGTCTGCCTGCAGCAATTGCACCCCGTATGTCCTGCATGAGCCTTCCAAAATAATGAAGATTGTGAATCGTATTGAGCCTTGGCCCAAGAAATTCTCCTGACATAATAAGATGCCTGAGGTATGCCCGGGAATATTTTCCGCATGTATAGCAGCTGCATCCCTCTTCAACAGGAGACTCATCATCTTTATAGCAGGAATTTTTTATTGTTATATGTCCGCCTCTTGTATAGAGAAAACCCCTCCTGCCATGCCTTGTCGGCACTACGCAATCAAACATATCAATACCGCGGGCAACGCCCTCTATTATATCATCAGGATGGCCTACACCCATCAGGTATCTTGGCTTATTCCACGGCAGAAGGGGGGCAACATAATCCATGACAGAATACATCATATCCTTGGGTTCTCCAACGCTTACACCGCCTATGGCATAACCGTCAAAACCGGCTTCAACAAGCTTTTCAGTGCAATATTCCCTGAGGTCTTTGTAGTAACCTCCCTGAAGCACACAAAAAAGTCCCTTATCACTGCTGATGTGCGCCTCTTTTGACCTGAGGGCCCACTGTATGGTCAGGTCAGTCGAGGCCTTTGCATATTCATACGAAGATGGATACTGGATACACTCATCAAGGCAGATTATGATATCAGAACCAATGTGCCCCTGAATCTCAATAACACCCTCAGGTGTCAAGAAATGTTCAGATCCATCAAGCGGAGACCGGAACAAGACTCCATCGCTGGTTATCTTTCTGAGCTTTGCAAGACTAAACACCTGATAACCGCCACTGTCCGTAAGAATCGGGCCGTCCCACCCCATAAAATTATGCAGTCCCCCGAACTTTCTGATTACTTCTGTACCTGGTCTGAGATAGAGATGAAATGTGTTTCCAAGTATAATCTGCGCACCACTCGCGCGCACTTCCTCCGGCGTCATCCCCTTAACAGTGCCTGCTGTGCCTACAGGCATGAAGGCAGGGGTGTCAATTATTCCGTGCGGGGTAGTAAGCCTGCCAACCCTCGCATTTGTGCCGCTGTCCTCTGCTGTTATCTCAAACTTCACTCGAAAATACTCCTAAGTACCCATCATCCCCACGGAACCTGTCCCCGCATGATTTAAGCGGGGAGTGAGAATCCAGAACCAGGCCTCGGTCTGGATTCCCGCTCCCCGCTTAAATCCGTGGGGACAGGTTTCGCGGGAATGACGTTTTCATGACTCCATTGTGAGTCCTGAGCTGTGAGCTTGACGAACTGTCGAATGGCTCATGACGGCTCACCTGACAATCCCGGTTATCAGGGCCTGCCCTACATCCGCTCCGGTGCACTTACTCCGATTATTGCCAGCCCGCTTTTCAATACCTGCTTAACTCCCTGCA from Nitrospirota bacterium encodes the following:
- the secD gene encoding protein translocase subunit SecD; translation: MKKTLKWRVTLLAAATVLAILFFLPSLPVFDSFPSFWKRVFPSKAITLGLDLQGGIHLVLAVNGDKAVENFVQRAADDIVAVLTQKGINNVSSGHGSTISRLVVKFQDTAKGADIAAEIKKNYPVFSVEKEQPGEIVYLLSSSEIKRIKDSAVSQALETIRNRIDQFGVSEPLIQRQGENEILVQLAGIKEPKRAIELIGKTAMLEFKIVDDGADIKGAASGQVPEGDEILYGRDVDPVTKKAKQAIPYLVKSKALMTGDAISDAEVSINQEFNEPYVSITFNSIGARLFDRITGENVKKRLAIVLDGNVYSAPVIQERISGGKAQISGKFSMEEAQDLAIVLRAGALPAPVEIIQNLTVGPSLGRDSIEKGVKATIVAGILIILFMAIYYKLSGVIADFAMLLNLIMLVGSLAVLDATLTLPGIAGIILTIGMGVDSNVLILERIREELRLGKPVRSAIESGYDKAFLSIVDSHVTTLLTAVILFLFGTGPIKGFAVTLSVGIAINLFTSLVGTKVVYDFINSRTRLEKLSI
- the secF gene encoding protein translocase subunit SecF, with protein sequence MKFTEFIGETHIDFMGFRKYAFIFSGILTLIGLIAIIQILLGHGNLGIDFGGGTAVQLKFEKPLKIDVARALLIKNGIEDAELQEFPDDNKILIRLKKLVATTEPVADRVISIFRQDVPDNTFIVDSSFEIGPTVGRKLQKDAITAVVLSFIGIIIYVALRFEFRFGVAAAIATFHDVIVVVGLFYLLDKEINLLVITALLTLAGYSVTDTVVIFDRIREYLRVRRKEPIEVIINNGINHVLGRSILVSFTTLMVLIALFFFGGDVIHDFSFALLIGVLIGSYSSIFVASPLLTIWKGKSGIFKR
- the recJ gene encoding single-stranded-DNA-specific exonuclease RecJ produces the protein MKKRWIIGDGDDVLQSRLSTELNISPLVSRILINRGIRDIASANEFLNVSYKNLIDPFRLNDMEKAVGRLMQVIKRRGRILVSGDYDVDGVTASAIYLEFFRNHGVDAYLNIPDRMKDGYGLNENAVHKAKSLGIDVILTADCGTSSVIPVKAANESGIDVIVTDHHECPPDLPQAFALLNPNRHDSSYPFKGLPGAGVAFKLIQALSTALHGSIDAGLSSYLDLVALAVIADVAPVTGENRYFVKEGLKLLSAEKRPGIAALKEVAGIKGNEVSAGTVSFMLAPRINASGRLSSADDAVKMLTTSDREEARGIALYLDGVNQERQRIEAKIKNEARDKILKEMDAEKANVFVLASREWHQGVVGIVASKIVDEFYRPCVLISLQEDGRGKGSARSIPGFNLYEGLEACKDLLEKFGGHKYAAGLTIKEENVPLLQERLSDIVEERVKKEDFIPRLVMDAEIAPEDISFPLLKEMELLPPYGVSNPEPVIVSRGLRVAETRLVGKDHLKVKLKKGGALWDGIGFSMASAYNNIVQSERKIDVAYTPELNLWKGTYGIQLKLKDIRVSNE
- a CDS encoding bifunctional (p)ppGpp synthetase/guanosine-3',5'-bis(diphosphate) 3'-pyrophosphohydrolase; translated protein: MPNAEQLIQKVLEYNPQADAALLRRAYAFAEKAHEGQLRKTGEPFLRHPLEVAHIIVRMKMDTSSIVVGLLHDTIEDSLITFEDINAEFGADIAGIVDGLTKISKVEFLSREEKQAENFRKMVMSMGKDIRVILIKLADRLHNMRTLDPFPPEKQKRIAQETLEIYAPIANRLGIGWMKVELEDLSLRYLKSEVYAELSKKLATNKSERDKYIEDVIEVVKKNLKVYGFNAHVYGRTKHFYSIYLKMETQGIPFEDIYDLAGIRIITDTKVNCYSILGMIHSMWTPVPGRFKDFIGIPKTNMYQSLHTTVIGPKGQRVEFQIRTDEMHKLAEEGIAAHWKYKEKGQIDTKDNQIYNWLRQMMEWQQDLSDSKQFMDSVKVDLFPDVVYVFTPKGDVMELIRGATPVDLAFSIHTEIGNRCVGAKVNGKMVPLRYQLKSGDTVEIVTNPNHTPSKDWLKFVRTPKARNKLKHIIKIEEHRRSLEIGHKLLEKELQRMGTSLSSFARAELTDAFLREKNIRSMDDLYVQLGYGKLSVKQVIRKVYPGKEEKDEVHERADVTKQKILDGGVSVKGIDDILLHFSKCCSPVPGDRIIGYITRGRGLSIHAVNCPNLAELDFDKDRLISVDWDVAGTASYPVRISVFTIDKPGLLASVSSSITSSEANISHADISTTEDKKAVLNFVIEVKDLPHLERVIQKIEQLNGVLQVKRIMGR
- the tgt gene encoding tRNA guanosine(34) transglycosylase Tgt, translated to MKFEITAEDSGTNARVGRLTTPHGIIDTPAFMPVGTAGTVKGMTPEEVRASGAQIILGNTFHLYLRPGTEVIRKFGGLHNFMGWDGPILTDSGGYQVFSLAKLRKITSDGVLFRSPLDGSEHFLTPEGVIEIQGHIGSDIIICLDECIQYPSSYEYAKASTDLTIQWALRSKEAHISSDKGLFCVLQGGYYKDLREYCTEKLVEAGFDGYAIGGVSVGEPKDMMYSVMDYVAPLLPWNKPRYLMGVGHPDDIIEGVARGIDMFDCVVPTRHGRRGFLYTRGGHITIKNSCYKDDESPVEEGCSCYTCGKYSRAYLRHLIMSGEFLGPRLNTIHNLHYFGRLMQDIRGAIAAGRLSQFREDFYNFRKEEVQC
- the yajC gene encoding preprotein translocase subunit YajC, with product MSLSLAFAAGESGGNPLGGLWSFLPIILIFPIFYFLVIMPQQKQRKKHQAMLDNLKSGDRVVTSSGIIGTIANVDKDAITLQVAPNIKIRMMKGSVSELRAEEKES
- a CDS encoding pyridoxine 5'-phosphate synthase, translated to MTRLGVNIDHVATLRQARGGREPEPIAAAIIAESAGADGIVVHMREDRRHIQERDLRLLRQILKTRLNLEMAPAAEIINIAIDVKPDLVTLVPERREELTTEGGLDVIKHRDALKRVIARFHKNDIDVSVFIDPDTRQIETARNIGANIIEIHTGRYANASSGKEEEMEKENILNSAIFAHNSGLSVSAGHGLNYMNVRDIAAIKEIEELNIGHSIISRAVIVGLNSAVREMKDLIPISP